TTACGGTGCAAACAGAATAACATTTGATATGGTGGCTGACGCCATAGCCGAGTTTGAAAAGGCATTAATAACCCCTAACAGTAAATTTGACAGATACCTCAGGGGTGAGATACAGCTATCACAGGAAGAATTAGAAGGATACAAACTATTTAAAAAATTAGGTTGTGTGAGCTGTCACAACGGTATAAACCTTGGGGGAAATTCATTTCAGAAGGTTGGCGTGATCAAAGAATATCCATGGAAACCTGACAACCCAGATAGATATCGGATAACCAAGAATGAGTTTGATAAAAATGTTTACAGGGTTCCTGTCCTCAGGAATATAGACTGCACATATCCGTATTTTCACGACGGAAGCGTAAAAACCCTTGAAGAAGCTGTTCAGGTAATGGCTTACTATAATCTTGGCTTTAAACTACCCGAAAATGAACTTAAGAAGATTATTGCCTTCTTAAAAACTTTAAGGGGAGAACTGCCTGAAATCCTAAGAGGAGAGTAGTGAAAAAACTATACATCGTAATATTTCTTGCAATACTGGTAACGATAGGGCTTATAATATTCAACCAGTTCACAAAACAGTTTGTTGAAGTTTCATCGTATACACTGGACAAAATAAAAGATATAGAAAAAGGAGAATACAAAATAGAAAGTAACATACTAAAAAGCAGTTTTTATTTGTATTACAATTACGATAATATCTACAGATCAATCGAAGAGATAAAAAAAGATCTAAAAGTTCTCAAAGAAGAACATCTTAAAAATCCTTTTCACTCAGGCTCATATAAGATACTTGAAGATTACGAAAAGGAATTTGATAAAAAAATAAGAGCCATAGAAGAATTTGAAACTTTAAATTCCCTTATCAAAAACTCCCAGATATACATTCCGTCCCTCGCATTAAAATATTTTAAACTCACAAAAAAACCAGATATAGAATACTTTATTACCATAAATAGAGTTATATCAACCATTTTTATACTGAAAAATAGCCACGACAGAGCATTCTTGAACGACCTACAAAAAGATATACAAATCCTTAAAAAATATAGATTTAACGATCCTGACCTCCAGAACTTCCATGAGGTTTTCCTTTCTCACCTGAATGTTTTTGCACAAAACTTTCCCATTTATTACCAGAAACTCCAGTTTATCCTTGAAAAAAGCAGGGACAAAAAACTTATAAACAAGCTAAAAGAAAAGTTCATTCAGGAAACAAATGAGGAATCAAAAATTGTTACAGCTTTCTCTGCCGGTGCCACAGGTTTGTTTCTGACTGTTCTGGGTTATCTTGCTTATCTACTTGTTAAACTTGAGATGAACAACAGAATGTTAAAAAAACTTCAGGAAAATCTTGAGATAAAAATGATAACAGACGAGCTGACCGGCTTACCTAACAGAAGGGCATTTTTTATTAAAGAGCAGAACTACAAAGAACCTACATTTATACTGGTGAATATAGACAACTTCAAGCATATAAATGATCTTTACGGTTCTGATTTTGGGGATACTCTCCTTGTTCAGCTTGGAAGCCTGATAAAAAAGTTCTTTGAGGAAGAAAACATAAAAGCAGAAGTATTCAGGCTGGGTGCAGACGACTTTGGAGTGCTTTATGAAAACCTCAGGGATAAAACGGTTCAGATAGTTGAAAAACTGATAAAATCCATAGAAAACCACCTGTTTGTTATCAAAAGTATAGATAAAGAAAAAAATATAGAGATAGAGCTTAATATTGATGTTTCGGTAGGCGTCTCTTACGAAAAACCCCTGCTTGAAAAGGCTGATATGGTCTTAAAATACGTCAAAAAAAGAAGAGAAAAATACATGATTTACTCCCCAGACCTGAATCTTGCCAAGATTATTGAGGACAACCTGAGAATACTGGGTGTAATCAAGTATGCGATAAACAACAACAAAATAAAACTTTTTTTCCAGCCGATATTTGACAACAAAACAGGAAAAATAGCAAAATATGAATGCCTTGTAAGAATAGAGGATCAAAACGGAAACATAATATCACCTATGTTTTTCCTTCCGATAGCAAAAGAATCAAAATATTACGGAACAATAACAAAGACTGTCATACAAAAGGCTTTTGACAGGTTCAGAAATACAGATGCTGAATTTTCAATAAACCTATCAAGTGAAGACATGACAGACAAAGAGATAGTAAATTACATCTACTCTGTCTTGGAAAAAGAACCTGACATAGCAAGGAGGGTAACCTTTGAAATACTTGAAAGTGAAAGTATAAAAAATTACGAAACGATATACACATTTGTTAAAAATATAAAAAATCTTAAAGCTAAAATAGCTATAGATGACTTTGGAAGCGGATACTCCAACTACTCCCACATAGTAAACCTTGAGCCTGACTACATAAAAATTGATGGATCATTGATAAAACAGCTTCCTTATGACCTTTATGTTCAGATAATAGTATCAACAATTGTAGATTTTTCTAAAAAATTAGGTATAAGGACTGTTGCTGAGTATGTCTACAACGAGGACGTTTATATGATGGTAAAAAGTATGGGGATAGATTACTCACAGGGCTACTTCCTTGGAAAACCATCAGAAAAATGTTGCATTAAAAAGAATATAAATTAAATTTAGATAAATTGTTGTAGAATATTAAAAAAACAGAGGTCAGTAATGATAAAGTTTAATCAGTATCTTAAGGAAAAATACGGAGGCAGAATTCAGAAAATATCAATAGATGCCGGTTTTTCCTGCCCAAACAGAGACGGTAATGTTGCCTTCGGAGGCTGCACATTCTGCAACAACACATCTTTCAGCCCATATGCGATGTCAGAAAAAACTGTTGAAGAACAGATAGAAAAATCAATACAGTTCTACACCAAAAGGTTCAAAAACATAAAAGGATACATAGCTTACTTTCAGGCATTTTCTAACACTTACGCCCCTGTTGAAAAGCTAAAAGAGATATACGACAAAGCAATGGAATATGATCAGATGATAGGAATGTCAATAGGAACAAGACCTGATGTAGTTCCTGAACCTGTCCTTGATCTTATAGCAACATACACGACTGAAAAACCTGAGATCTGGATAGAGTACGGTCTTCAGACGGCAAACATAAAAACCCTTAGAAACATAAACAGAGGTCACGGAGTTTCTGAGTTTGTTGATGCTGTTTTGAGAACCAAAAAAAGACCGGGGATAAAGGTTTGTGCCCACATAATAGTTGGTCTTCCGGGAGATGAGTATGAAGATTACATAGAAACGGCAAAGCTAATAGCAGTCCTTCCTATAGACGGCATCAAAATCCACCCCCTTCATGTTGTAAAGCACACAGTCATGGCAAGGCAGTTTGCAAATGGTGAGTTTGGTGTTCTTGAGCTTGAAGAATATGCAAAAATAGTTGCAGACATTCTGGAGGTTCTTCCTGACGATATAATAGTCCAGAGATTAACAGGGGAAGCCTCAGATGATGAGCTTATAGCACCTGAGTGGTGTTCATCAAAAAGAAAGATGGACGTTCTTAAGGCTATTGAACAGGCTGTAGAAAAGAAAAAAGAGGAAAAAAACCTCCTTAAGATCTAACTTAGCTCTTTCAGTATTTTGTGGGACAGAAGTATAGAGGCTGTTTTATCAAGATAATCATTTGAGTTTCCACATTTTGGGGAGTATATGCAGGAAGGACAGCCTGATACACATCTGCATCTTGATATCCCTTTGTAAGTGCTTTCCATCATCTCTTTAAGCCTTTTGAAACCTATCTCAGAATAACCTACTCCCCCTTCGTATCCGTCGTATATAAATATGGTTGGTTTTCCAGTCTGGGGGAAAAATGGTGTTGAAAGTCCCCCTATATCCCATCTGTCATTCATCGCAAAAAGGGGGTATATACCTATCAGAGCATGCTCAACACCGTGTAAACCGCCTAAGAAACCGTTTTTGCCCTCTTTTATCCTTTTTGTTATCTCTTTAAACTGCTCTTTTTCTTTATCACTCAGTTTCATATACACGGTCTGGAATGCTTTTATCACATTGTTAAGAAGATCTAAATCCATTTTCTTTCTAAGCATTAAAAGATTTTCAAAAACTATATCTCTGTAAACAAACTCCCCCTTATAAAGCCTTCCCTTTTCCTGTATAAAACTGTTTAAGATCCTGAGATTATGTTTTATGTTTCTGTGAATTATCTCTTCTTCCCACTCAGGGGGCATAGTCCACCAGAATGCAACGGTCTCAAACTCCCTTGAGATATAGTTCTCCTCAGGAAAGATATGATCCCCCATCTTTTCTTCATTTTCCATATCCCTCATTGAATAACCTAAAACTGTTGTTTTAACATTTACCTTTCCTTTGAATATTTCTATTTTCCCCTCTTTTTTTGCTTGATCAACACTCAAAATATCAATAAAAGACTCTTTTAGAGGCTCTGTCAGGTAAGATACATTACTTTTCACAACATAAACGGCTCTTTCTTCTTTGTCTATCTGCTCAACGACATACTTTTCTCCGTTGTGAATATAAACAGCTCCCGGATAAGCCTCATAGGGAAGAATATCCTCCGATATATCCCCAACAACCTTCCCTGTAACAGAATCTGTTATCACAAAACTTTCGCCTGCCGATCTTATGCTGAAAGGCTGTTGCTTTGATGCATAAAGTTTGTTGTTTGCAAATCTCAGCTTTTTCTCCCTGTAAAGCTCCCTTGCCACCTCTTTTTCAGTTTCTGAAAGCTCATTAATCCTGATAGGAAGTTCAAAAGCCATAACAGGAATATGCTTTTTCAGAATGTACCTGTTTTCAGGGTTTATCACAGGTTCTTCCATCTGCCTGTAAAAAAGCTCTTCAGGATTTTTTACAAAATACTGGTCAAGGGCGTCCCTTTTGGGAATTAGTATGTTGTAAGCTTTTCTATCCCTTCTTCCTGCTCTTCCAAACCTCTGCCACAGCTGTGCCAGTGTTCCTGGGTATCCAACAAGGATACAGCTTTCCAGATCCCCAACATCTATTCCCATCTCCAGGGCACTTGTTGAAACAACCGCAAGAATATTCCTTGTCATAAGCTTAAACTCAATCTCCCTCCTCTCCTCAGGTGTGTATCCTGATCTGTAGGGGCTAACCTTATCTACAAGATCTTCCCTGCCCCTTTTTATAAGGGCATCTTTTATCCTGAGAGACAAAAGCTCTGCCTCTTTTCTGCTGTCCACAAATATTATGGTTGATATATCCTGAATAACAAAGTTTGCCACCATCTCAGACAGCTCTGATTTTTTCATACCTCTGAATATCTTTATCTGTCTTTCAGGTAAGGGAGCTCCTGATTTTGATATCTCAAAAACATCTTCTCCTATCAGTTTTGATGCAAATTCAGAAGGGTTGTGTATCGTTGCAGAGTTCATAATAAAAACAGGCTTTTTTGTTCTGTAAAAGGACACAATTCTTTTAAGTCTTCTTATGATGTTTGAGATGTGGGAACCAAGAACCCCTCTGTAGGCATGTATCTCATCAAGCACAACAAAATCAAGATCCTCAAAAAATGATGACCAGCCTGTATGGTAAGGAAGTATTCCTGCATTCAGCATGTCAGGTGTTGTTATAAGAAAGTTTGGGGGATCCCTTTTTATTTCTAATCTTTTTTCTTTTGGCGTGTCCCCATCATAAACATCAACCGTTGCATCAATCTGTGTCTCAAATATTATGTCCATAATTTTACCATACTGATCCCTTGCAAGGGCTTTAAGGGGAAAAACAACAAGAGCTTTTGTTTGGGGGGTCTGGTTCATTTTTTCAAGAACAGAAAGGATGTAAACAAGAGATTTCCCTGATGCTGTCGGCGTTGTCAGAACTACATTTTTCCCTTCAGACGCAAGTTTTAGCCCTTCAGCCTGATGTGAATACAGTTTTATGCCTTTCCTGTTCATAAAATCCTTTATTTTTTTACTTTTAAAATCAAAATTTCCGTAAACAGGCTGAAGTGGAGGCAGAGTCTTAGAGTATGCTATTTTGTTTTTATACTGTCTTATTATCTCCATAAGAAAAAATATATAACACTCCTTTTTCTATTCCAGCTGAATGTTCATTTTTATCTCTTTGCCGTTTCTTTTTACCACTATCTCATTTTCTCCTTGTGAGAAGAAAAGCTCTATCTTAAGATCAATAATATCATTTATCTGTCTGCCGTTAAACCGGATAATAGTATCTCCCTTTTTAATTCCTGCTTTTTCTGCTGGAGAGCCTTTTACTACTTTATCAACCTTCAGTCCTTTTCCTGTTTCCTCAACATAAACGCCTATTTTCCTTTCTTTCTCTCCTGTAAGATGTGCAGTGTAAATCATATAATCACTTATACCCTTTTTAAGCTGATCGTCCATAAGAATAGTTAATCCCTTTTCTCCTGTCCTTCTTTCAACCCTTGATGGTATTCCGTATCTGTATCTTATATGTCCTCCTCCTGCAAGGATTATCAGTTTTCTGTCAGGATTTTTTGTTATATACTTTGATGCTGTTTGTGCCATAGTTTCGTCCCAAATAATCTGGGACTGTAAAAAGCTTGAGAACTTTTTCTTTTTTGTGACGCTGCTGCCATGTTCTGCAAAAATATCCTTTAGATACTCAATATAACCAAAGTTAACAAAATCCATATCTTCAGGGAGTTTTTTTATCTCTTCTTTTGACAGACTTTCTATACCTTTTTGAGATACTTTTCTGACAATATCCCTATCAGCGTTTAAAGCTATAATAGGTACCCCTTTTTCCTTGCAAAACTGAATTATAGGTCTGTAAAGATGGTAATTGTACTTCCACGCCTTGTAGTATTCAGACTCTTTTAAAAATGTTTTCTCATCTATCTCCCCCCTCAGATATCTGTCAATAACATTTTGTTTTGATCTCTGGAACATCTCCATACCGATAGCTATCTTAGGATATTTTTCATAAAGAGCCTTTATAATATTAAGCTGCATTGCATGGTTTGAGAACATAGTGTGCTGCTCTCCTATATAGATTACCCTGTGACTTAGGGCATCATTTACCATGTCTACAAATTTTTTAATCCCGTCCTCAGATACAATCTCTGCTTTCTGTCTTACCTTCAGCTTTATCCCATTCTGGTAATTTTTGATCTTTTTATCTGTTATCCGGAAGCCTTCAAATACTATCTTTGAGTATTTTCCGTAATGTTTTATCCTTCCTATTACCATCTTTGCCTGCATCACAGATTTTAGATTAAATACAGTTACAACATTTCTGTCTCCAAAAGGATTTTTGAAAACCTCAACATAAGAGTTTTTTTGTGGAAGATTTTTCCCGAAAATCCTTTTTACAACTGGGTTGTCTCCACCTAAGATCACAACATTTTTGTTGTAGATGTCGCTGTAAGAAAACTGATCAGGATTTTTCAAAACCCCATCCCTGTAATAACCTGATATAGGAACATAAACCATATTGTCCTGAGAATAAACAACGGCGTTTTTGTCTGCAAGTGTGAAGTACACGACAGGATTTATCTCCTCCCACTGAAGGTCTCTAAAAATCTGGTAATCCTTATCAACATAAACCTCAAGAGGCTCATCGTCTGTTGTCAGTTCTAATGTCTGCTCTTTTTTGCTTATCCAGAAGGTTTTTTTCTCAATACCTATGTATGTTTTCACAAATACATTTAGCTTCAGTCTGTAAGGCTTTTTTTGTTTTACACTGATCTTTATATGAAAACCGTCATCTTTTAGTGAGTGATCCTCTACAGAAACATCAAGCTGTGGCATTCCTGCCCTGTTAACCCACTGCTCAAAAAACCACAGATAATCATCGTCTGTTATCCGGTTGATAATATTTTTTATATCTTCCCATGATGCTCTTTTAAATCTATAGTTGGTGTAAAGCTGTGATAAAAACTCTGTAAATCTCTCTTTACCTATAATCTCTTCAAGCATGTAAAAAACCATCATAGTTTTGCCGTAACCAATCGCCTCTGACCTTTTATCAGTTTTTCCCCGAAAATCTTTTAAAGGATAATCAGGCTTTCCGTAAGCGAGGTATTTCAGTATCGTATTTTTCCTGTATTGTTTTTTATCCTCTGAGTAGTAGTAATCAGATAAATATGTGGTTAGACCCTCAGCCCAGTTTCCATTCTGGTCATCTACATATACTGAACAGCCGAACCACTGGTGGAGGATCTCATGGGGAAGGGAACTGTTTATAACAAACGGAAATCTTATTATCCTCTGTCCTATAAGGGTAAATGTGGGCATTGAGTAGCCTGTTGGAAAAAAATTCTCAACAACAGCAAATCTCTTGTAAGGGAACTTTCCTATCCTTTTTTCATATTCCTTTATATACTGGACTGTTTTGTCTAAAAATTTTTCTGACAGATCCTTATCCCTTTCAAAAAAGTAAGTCTGAACTTTTATTCCGTTATACTCTTTTTCCTGAACGATCCATTTTTTTGTTCCTATTAGATGGATACGCTCAAGGGGATAAGGAAACTCAAATGAGTAAACAGATCTGTTATCTCTGTTTTCAATCTTCCAGTTTTCTGCCTCAGAAACAAGGACAAAACCTTTATCTATATCAACCCTGAGTCTGTAAAAGGCAAGTTTGTCAATAAATGGATACCAGTTGTTCAGCAGGCTTACAGCCTCATCAGTTATAATATCCTGTGAGTTGTAATCCTGAAATTTTGCAGAGTAGATGATGGTTAGATCTTTTTCTGGCGTTATTTTCAGGCTGTAAATACCTCTATCTACAGGGAGTTTTTTCTTCCCGTAAAGGACAGCCTGAACATCAAGCCCATTTGTGTAAACTTTTATGTTTACTGGACTGTCTGTTTTTACTGTTGCCGCTGCCTTTAATGAGCTGTTTTTCGTGTCAATAGATACATCAAGGATATAGTTTATCTGGGCGTAGGATAGACCTATGTAAGAAAGAAAAGCCAAAAGAAAAGATATAATTATTCTCATTGTTTTTTTCCTTCCCTCTGATTAGTTTTATAATTATTCTAACCTTAAAAAATGAAATGGTGATGAAATGGGAATAAAAGTTGTTGCAACTAACAAAAATGCTTACCACAACTATAACATATTAGAAACATATGAAGCCGGTATTGTCCTTGAAGGATCGGAAGTAAAGTCTATTAGAGAAGGCTCAGTTAACCTGAGGGACTCGTTTATCAGGATAGATAACGGGGAAGCCTTTATTTACAACATGTATATAGCCCCTTACAAACCTGCAGCAAAGCTCCAGCATGATCCCTACAGAAAAAGAAAACTCCTTCTCCACAAAAGGGAAATTCTGAAACTGATGGGAAAGGTTCAGGAAAAGGGTTTGACCTTAATTCCCCTTAAACTATATTTTAAAAATGGAAAGGCAAAACTTGAGATAGCCCTTGCAAAAGGAAAAGCAAAGTATGAAAAGAGAGAGGCTATTAAAGAAAGGGACATAAAGAGAGAACTATCTAAAAAATACAAAGGAAGGATCAAGCTGTGAATATAAAAGAGATAAAAGAGCTTGCTAAAAGGTTTACTCCAGAGGAGATTGAGCTGTGCATTGATCAGACATTAAAAATAGGAAAACCTACACTGAAAGGGTGTGAGGTCTCTGGAGATATAATAGAAATTCTCAACACACTTGCAAAGGCTGAAACTGTTAGAGAGCTTATGGAACAGGGAATGACAGAGGTTGAAGCTATAAGAGAGCTTGCAAGAAGAATAAGAAAAATTCAGGGGGCTGAAAAATGAATATAAAAGAGATTAAAGAGCTTTCGTTGAAGTTTACAAAAGAACAGCTTGAGCTGTGTATTCTCCAGACGATGCAAGATGGAAAAAATGAGTGTGAAATAGATGGGGAGGTTATGGAGGTTGTTAACACACTTGCAAAGGCACAGACGGTAAGGGAGCTGATGGATCAGGGTATGAGCCAGATGGAAGCTATAAGAGAGCTTGCAAGAAGGATAAGACAGGTTCAGGGAGCTGAAAAATGAGAAAAATCTTCCTGATATTTTTTGTTCTGTCTGTCGGTTCTGCCTTTGGAGGAGATGCGAAACTTTTAAAAGAAGCAAGAAAATACTTCTCGCCTATTCCTGATCTTTTTCCATCAGATACAAATCCTCTCACCCCTGAAAAAATAAAACTTGGGAAGATACTGTTTTACGAAAAAAGGATATCAATTGATGGAACAACAAGCTGTGCAAAATGCCACCCAATCGGTTATTACGGCACAGACCGACTTCCAAAATCAAAGGGAAATTTTTCCAAAGAAAACCCAAGAAATGCTCCAACTGTGTTTAACTCTGCTGGACAGATAGCACAGCACTGGAGAGGTGACAGAAGAGATGTTGAAGATCAGGCAAAAAGGGCATTACTTGGAAAAGGCTCTTTTGGAGCTCTTTCTTATAAATGGGTAGAAGACAGGCTAAAAGAGATAAAAGGATACAAAAAGCTTTTTAAAGAGGCTTTTCCTGAAGACAAAGATCCTGTTAACGTGGACAATTTTGCAAAAGCTGTAGGAGCATGGGAAAGAACATTAACAACTCCATCAAGATTTGATAGATTTTTAAAAGGTCATCTTGATGCACTTTCTAAAGAAGAAAAAGAAGGATTAAAAGAGTTTATAAAGGTAGGTTGTGTAAGCTGCCATTCTGGAACTCTTGTAGGAGGAAACTCTTACCAGAAATTTGGTATTTTAGAACCATACTGGAAATACACAAAAAGTAAAAAAGTAGATTATGGAAGATACAATATAACAAAAAAAGATGAAGATAAATATGTTTTTAAGGTGCCACCTTTAAGAAATGTAGAAAAAACATCTCCTTATTTTCATGACGGCTCAGTTAAAGATCTTAAAAAGGCTATATGGATAATGGGAAAAGTTCAGCTTGGAAAAGAACTCAGTGATAAGCAGGTTTCTCTTATAGAAGCATTTTTAAAAAGTTTAACAGGAAAACTTTCTGAAGATATAAAAACCCTACCTGTTATGCCTTAGGAGGTAAAAATGAAAAAAATAATATTAGGTATCGTAGGGGCAGGTTTGTTGCTTTCAGGCTGCACAAAACAGGCTTATGAAGGTGCTGTTGTTGGGGGAGCTGCCGGATCTGCTGTTGGGGCTATACTTGATGAGGAAAATCCGTGGAGAGGAGCTTTTATCGGCGGTGTAATCGGTGCTGTCGTTACAGGAACGATCGTTGAGATATCATCAAGGGCTGCTGAGGAATGTGTAGAATACGACAGACCTGTGGTTTACAGATGTCACAGATGCAGGGAAAACATAATAATCAGGGCTGTTCCCGGAAGGTGGATCGGAAGATGCAGAATGGTAAAGATAAAGTATTTCAAAGGAAACAGACTTATCAAAGTTAAAGAGAAGAAGGTTTGTGTAAAAAAGGCTCCTCCATTTAGAAAAGGCTGGGGTCATAGACACTGATTATATTTTAACAACCATACAGGTTGTTGCCTTTTTCACACCTTTTATTCCATGAATATCCCTTATAACAACCTTTCCTATCTCGTTCTGATCTTCACCTTCAAGAAAAATTATTATGTCATAAATCCCTGTGACAACATCAGCAGACTTTACATTCTCTATCTTGGCAAGCTCTTCCATTATGTAAGGAATATCTGGAGGATTTGCCTCAATAAGCACATAAGCTGTTGATTTGTCTTTGATTTCTATCTCTTTCAAAAGCTGTGAAAAAGGAATAGGAGTTTCATTGAGCTGTTCTTCCATCTGTCTACCTCTTATTTAAGATTTTTCTTTGCTCCTTCTATTGCACCGATTATAGCACCTTCAAGAACTGCAAAGGTTTTTTTGATAATATCTTCTGTCTCATCAAGTATTTTAACAACTGTTTCTTTTTTCATCATCTCTGTAGGCGACTTTGGAAC
This portion of the Persephonella sp. genome encodes:
- a CDS encoding TIGR01212 family radical SAM protein (This family includes YhcC from E. coli K-12, an uncharacterized radical SAM protein.), whose translation is MIKFNQYLKEKYGGRIQKISIDAGFSCPNRDGNVAFGGCTFCNNTSFSPYAMSEKTVEEQIEKSIQFYTKRFKNIKGYIAYFQAFSNTYAPVEKLKEIYDKAMEYDQMIGMSIGTRPDVVPEPVLDLIATYTTEKPEIWIEYGLQTANIKTLRNINRGHGVSEFVDAVLRTKKRPGIKVCAHIIVGLPGDEYEDYIETAKLIAVLPIDGIKIHPLHVVKHTVMARQFANGEFGVLELEEYAKIVADILEVLPDDIIVQRLTGEASDDELIAPEWCSSKRKMDVLKAIEQAVEKKKEEKNLLKI
- a CDS encoding ChaN family lipoprotein, which gives rise to MRIIISFLLAFLSYIGLSYAQINYILDVSIDTKNSSLKAAATVKTDSPVNIKVYTNGLDVQAVLYGKKKLPVDRGIYSLKITPEKDLTIIYSAKFQDYNSQDIITDEAVSLLNNWYPFIDKLAFYRLRVDIDKGFVLVSEAENWKIENRDNRSVYSFEFPYPLERIHLIGTKKWIVQEKEYNGIKVQTYFFERDKDLSEKFLDKTVQYIKEYEKRIGKFPYKRFAVVENFFPTGYSMPTFTLIGQRIIRFPFVINSSLPHEILHQWFGCSVYVDDQNGNWAEGLTTYLSDYYYSEDKKQYRKNTILKYLAYGKPDYPLKDFRGKTDKRSEAIGYGKTMMVFYMLEEIIGKERFTEFLSQLYTNYRFKRASWEDIKNIINRITDDDYLWFFEQWVNRAGMPQLDVSVEDHSLKDDGFHIKISVKQKKPYRLKLNVFVKTYIGIEKKTFWISKKEQTLELTTDDEPLEVYVDKDYQIFRDLQWEEINPVVYFTLADKNAVVYSQDNMVYVPISGYYRDGVLKNPDQFSYSDIYNKNVVILGGDNPVVKRIFGKNLPQKNSYVEVFKNPFGDRNVVTVFNLKSVMQAKMVIGRIKHYGKYSKIVFEGFRITDKKIKNYQNGIKLKVRQKAEIVSEDGIKKFVDMVNDALSHRVIYIGEQHTMFSNHAMQLNIIKALYEKYPKIAIGMEMFQRSKQNVIDRYLRGEIDEKTFLKESEYYKAWKYNYHLYRPIIQFCKEKGVPIIALNADRDIVRKVSQKGIESLSKEEIKKLPEDMDFVNFGYIEYLKDIFAEHGSSVTKKKKFSSFLQSQIIWDETMAQTASKYITKNPDRKLIILAGGGHIRYRYGIPSRVERRTGEKGLTILMDDQLKKGISDYMIYTAHLTGEKERKIGVYVEETGKGLKVDKVVKGSPAEKAGIKKGDTIIRFNGRQINDIIDLKIELFFSQGENEIVVKRNGKEIKMNIQLE
- a CDS encoding cytochrome c peroxidase, yielding MRIIIVLLFLINTIYGYEPVQPIPKKIEYNREKAELGKLLFHDPILSRDNKVSCFSCHDVYNKCGTDHKPVSTGFHNRKGKVNASTVFNAVFNFRLFWDGSAKNLKEQVYGPIQSPEEMNMTIEEVEQRLNKHPLYIRKFKKVYGANRITFDMVADAIAEFEKALITPNSKFDRYLRGEIQLSQEELEGYKLFKKLGCVSCHNGINLGGNSFQKVGVIKEYPWKPDNPDRYRITKNEFDKNVYRVPVLRNIDCTYPYFHDGSVKTLEEAVQVMAYYNLGFKLPENELKKIIAFLKTLRGELPEILRGE
- the smpB gene encoding SsrA-binding protein SmpB; amino-acid sequence: MGIKVVATNKNAYHNYNILETYEAGIVLEGSEVKSIREGSVNLRDSFIRIDNGEAFIYNMYIAPYKPAAKLQHDPYRKRKLLLHKREILKLMGKVQEKGLTLIPLKLYFKNGKAKLEIALAKGKAKYEKREAIKERDIKRELSKKYKGRIKL
- a CDS encoding cytochrome c peroxidase — its product is MRKIFLIFFVLSVGSAFGGDAKLLKEARKYFSPIPDLFPSDTNPLTPEKIKLGKILFYEKRISIDGTTSCAKCHPIGYYGTDRLPKSKGNFSKENPRNAPTVFNSAGQIAQHWRGDRRDVEDQAKRALLGKGSFGALSYKWVEDRLKEIKGYKKLFKEAFPEDKDPVNVDNFAKAVGAWERTLTTPSRFDRFLKGHLDALSKEEKEGLKEFIKVGCVSCHSGTLVGGNSYQKFGILEPYWKYTKSKKVDYGRYNITKKDEDKYVFKVPPLRNVEKTSPYFHDGSVKDLKKAIWIMGKVQLGKELSDKQVSLIEAFLKSLTGKLSEDIKTLPVMP
- a CDS encoding DEAD/DEAH box helicase translates to MEIIRQYKNKIAYSKTLPPLQPVYGNFDFKSKKIKDFMNRKGIKLYSHQAEGLKLASEGKNVVLTTPTASGKSLVYILSVLEKMNQTPQTKALVVFPLKALARDQYGKIMDIIFETQIDATVDVYDGDTPKEKRLEIKRDPPNFLITTPDMLNAGILPYHTGWSSFFEDLDFVVLDEIHAYRGVLGSHISNIIRRLKRIVSFYRTKKPVFIMNSATIHNPSEFASKLIGEDVFEISKSGAPLPERQIKIFRGMKKSELSEMVANFVIQDISTIIFVDSRKEAELLSLRIKDALIKRGREDLVDKVSPYRSGYTPEERREIEFKLMTRNILAVVSTSALEMGIDVGDLESCILVGYPGTLAQLWQRFGRAGRRDRKAYNILIPKRDALDQYFVKNPEELFYRQMEEPVINPENRYILKKHIPVMAFELPIRINELSETEKEVARELYREKKLRFANNKLYASKQQPFSIRSAGESFVITDSVTGKVVGDISEDILPYEAYPGAVYIHNGEKYVVEQIDKEERAVYVVKSNVSYLTEPLKESFIDILSVDQAKKEGKIEIFKGKVNVKTTVLGYSMRDMENEEKMGDHIFPEENYISREFETVAFWWTMPPEWEEEIIHRNIKHNLRILNSFIQEKGRLYKGEFVYRDIVFENLLMLRKKMDLDLLNNVIKAFQTVYMKLSDKEKEQFKEITKRIKEGKNGFLGGLHGVEHALIGIYPLFAMNDRWDIGGLSTPFFPQTGKPTIFIYDGYEGGVGYSEIGFKRLKEMMESTYKGISRCRCVSGCPSCIYSPKCGNSNDYLDKTASILLSHKILKELS
- a CDS encoding EAL domain-containing protein: MKKLYIVIFLAILVTIGLIIFNQFTKQFVEVSSYTLDKIKDIEKGEYKIESNILKSSFYLYYNYDNIYRSIEEIKKDLKVLKEEHLKNPFHSGSYKILEDYEKEFDKKIRAIEEFETLNSLIKNSQIYIPSLALKYFKLTKKPDIEYFITINRVISTIFILKNSHDRAFLNDLQKDIQILKKYRFNDPDLQNFHEVFLSHLNVFAQNFPIYYQKLQFILEKSRDKKLINKLKEKFIQETNEESKIVTAFSAGATGLFLTVLGYLAYLLVKLEMNNRMLKKLQENLEIKMITDELTGLPNRRAFFIKEQNYKEPTFILVNIDNFKHINDLYGSDFGDTLLVQLGSLIKKFFEEENIKAEVFRLGADDFGVLYENLRDKTVQIVEKLIKSIENHLFVIKSIDKEKNIEIELNIDVSVGVSYEKPLLEKADMVLKYVKKRREKYMIYSPDLNLAKIIEDNLRILGVIKYAINNNKIKLFFQPIFDNKTGKIAKYECLVRIEDQNGNIISPMFFLPIAKESKYYGTITKTVIQKAFDRFRNTDAEFSINLSSEDMTDKEIVNYIYSVLEKEPDIARRVTFEILESESIKNYETIYTFVKNIKNLKAKIAIDDFGSGYSNYSHIVNLEPDYIKIDGSLIKQLPYDLYVQIIVSTIVDFSKKLGIRTVAEYVYNEDVYMMVKSMGIDYSQGYFLGKPSEKCCIKKNIN